The genomic stretch CGCCGCCACGGTGCACCGGTTCACCGGCGTCGCCCCCGCGGTGGCGCTGCACATCCCGTGGGACAGAGTGGACGACTATGCGGCCCTGACCGCGTACGCCCGGGATCTGGGGGTGGAGATCGGCGCGATCAACACCAACGTCTTCCAGGACGACGACTACAAGCTGGGCTCGGTCACCAACCCCGACGCGCGGATCCGCCGCAAGGCCACCGATCACCTGCTCGAGGCCGTCGAGATCATGAACCAGACCGGGTCGCGCGACCTGAAACTGTGGTTCTCCGACGGCATCAACTATCCCGGGCAGGACGACCTGCGCGACCGTCAGGACAGGCTGGCGGCGGCGCTGCGCGAGGCGTACGACCGGCTCACCGGCAACCAGCGTCTGCTGCTGGAGTACAAGCTGTTCGAGCCGGCCTTCTACGCCACCGACGTGCCGGACTGGGGGACGTCGTACGCGCACTGCCTGGAACTGGGCGAACGCGCGACGGTCTGCATCGACACCGGCCACCACGCCCCCGGCACCAACATCGAGTTCATCGTCGCGTTCCTGCTACGCCAGGGGAAGCTCGGCGCGTTCGACTTCAACAGCCGCTTCTACGCCGACGACGACCTCATGGTGGGCGCGGCCGACCCGTTCCAGCTGTTCCGCATCATGTACGAGATCGTCCGCGGCGACGCCCTGGACCCGGCGTACGGGATCGCTTTCATGCTCGACCAGTGCCACAACATCGAGCGCAAGATCCCCGCGATCATCCGCTCGGTCATGAACGTGCAGGAGGCGACGGCCAAGGCCCTGCTGGTCGACCGTGAAGCCCTGACCAAGGCCCAGCAGTCCGGCGACGTCCTGGAGGCGAATGCGGTCTTCATGGACGCCTACAACACCGACGTACGCCCGCTGCTGGCCGACGTCCGAGCCGACGCCGGCCTCGACCCCGACCCGATCGCCGCCTACCGCGCCAGCGGCCACGACGAAAAAATCATCGCCGACCGAGTAGGCGGAACCCAGGCCGGCTGGGGCGCCTGACCACCCGCACGCCGGCCCTGCGAGTCCGTCGTGGACCGCGGGGCCGCACGGTCGGGTGGCATCCGGCCCGGCTCGACGGGAGTCAGTCGCGGCCGTACTTGTCGAACGGGACCGTCCAGTCGCCGAGGCCGTTCCAGATGGGCAGCTTGCGCGGGCTGTTCGTGACGTCGACGATGTCGCCGGGCAGGAACGTGTTGTAGACCCACTTGGCGTCGGCAGTGCTCAGATTGATGCAGCCGTGCGACTTGTTGGCCCGGCCCAGCGAGTTGTTCCACGGCGCGGCGTGCAGGTATTCACCCGAGTACGAGATGCGCGTGCAGAACTCGATGTTCTCCGACACGTAGTAGTTCGGGTCCTTCGGGTCGGTGACGCCGTACGTGGCCGAGCTCATCGTGTGCTTGCGCTTCTTCCCCAGCACGACGTGGGGGCCGCCCGCCGTCCAGTAGCTGATGCGTTCGCCGTTCGCACCGGTCGTGCCGCCGCCCTTGCCGAGGCTGCTCTTCATCGTGCGGACCAGTTTGCCGTCGATGTAGACCTTCGTCATGTGGGTGCGGTTGTCGCTGACCGCGATCAGCGCACGGCCGATCCGGAAGTGCGTCGAGGCGTTCTTGCCCCCGTACGTCGTCTTGCCGAGCTTGACCCCGTACATGTTGACGTTGACCTTGATCGTGGTGCCGGCGGCCCAGTACTTCGCCGGTCGCCAGTGAACCGTCCGGTCGTCGCGCCAGTAGAACTTGCCCGGCACGGCGGGCGAGGTCTTGATCTCGATGGCTTTCTCGGCCGCTTCCTTGTTGACGGCCTTGCTGAACCGGACGATCACCGGCTGCCCGACGCCGTACGTCCTGCCCTCCTTGAGGGCGAGCATGGCGTTGGCCTGGAAGGTGACCGTGGCGGTCTTCTCCGGCTTCAGGGTGGTGAAGCTGGTCTTCTCGGTGGTCTTCACGCCCGCGCTGTCGGTGGCGGTGACCGTGACGGTGTACTTCTTGCCGTACGCCAGGTCGCTGGTCGAACGCCAGGTGCCGTCTTCCTGCAGCGTGCCCTCGACCTTGGCCTTGGCCGCCGTGACCACTACCGACTCGAGCTTGCCGTCGGCCGCGCTGACCACGATCGGCGCCGTCGGCAACGCACCGGTGTCCCCATCGGCGGGCGTCACCGTCAGCTTCACCGGCGTGGCCACCGTCTGGGTGAGCTCATCCGCCGTGCCGACCCAGTTCGCCGCTCCGCTGCCGCCCTTGCCGGACGGGGAGCACCCGGCCACGGCAGCTCCAGCGGCTATCCCCGCCGCGCCAATGATCACCTTGCGTCGCTGAACCATGACTCTCACATTCGAGGAATGCCCGCGGGCGCCGTCCAGGCCCTGCTACTTCAGACGCGAGCAGGACGCGAAAACGTTGCACCTTCGTCAGAAGGGAGATCATGGTGACAGATTTGAATCCCGCCCGGTAGACCAAATCGGGCCGAGACGCCATCAGCCGTACGGTCGCCGGTGACGCTCTGCTACCTGCTGGGCGGCAGGTTGTGCAGGGTCACGGCGGTCAGCTCACCGCGGCGGATCCCGGCGGCCTGACGGGTCCGGGGAAGCGCTTTCCGATCCGTACGCGGAAGGGGCACCCGATATGGCGGGTTCGAGAGTTTAATCAAGTCGCGCCGGAACCGGTTCCGCGATCTCGGTTATCGATCTTGCATGGGTGCGAACAGGCAACCAACGTACGGGATTGAACTGGGGCTTTGCCCGAAAGGGCAGCGCCTTTACGAAGATGTCGGGCACAAGACCGGCCAGGTTCCGGAACCGTGTTCATCTATGGACAGGTGATGAACGCGTCCCTAGCGTCGGACCGGGGGAGCGCTTTCCAAGCACGTCGAGGAGAGTCCTGTCTTCCCTAGGGCGCAAGAGTCCCCCTTGCGCATCCCCGCCCAAGGAGAAGCAATGACCATCCCCATCTCCTCCGCGCCCGAGCGGAGGCGCTCCCCCTGGCGACTGGCCGCGATCAGCGGTCTCATCGCCACCGTCGTCGCGGGCTACGCCGCGGCCACAGCAGGCGGCGCGAGCGCCGCCGAAACGCTGCTCTCACAGGGCAAACTGGCCACCGCATCGTCCACCGAGGCGGCCGGCGCGTACGCCGCTTCCGAAGCCGTCGACGGCAACGCCGGCACCCGCTGGTCGTCGGCGTTCAGCGACCCGCAGTGGCTGCAGGTCGACCTGGGCAGCTCGCAGGCGATCAGCCGGGTCGAGCTGAACTGGGAGACGGCCGCGGCCAAGGCCTTCCAGATCCAGGTGTCGGACAACGCGAGCACCTGGACCAGCGTCTATTCGACCACGACGTCGACCGGCGGCACCCAGAACCTCACGGTCGACGGCACCGGCCGGTACGTGCGGATGTACGGCACCCAGCGCACAACCGGCTACGGCTACTCCCTGTGGGAGTTCAAGGTCTACGGCGGAACAACGACCACTCCCCCTCCCACCGGGGATCCGATTCCCGGTGGTGGCAGCCTCGGCGCCAACGTGGTCGTCTTCGACCCGTCGATGTCGAGCGCCAGCATCCAGGCACGGGCCGACCAGATCTTCGCGCAGCAGGAAAGCGCGCAGTTCGGCACCGGACGCTA from Paractinoplanes brasiliensis encodes the following:
- the rhaI gene encoding L-rhamnose isomerase → MTDLAAVKRALTAQRIETPSWAYANSGTRFKVFAQPGVPRTPEEKIADAATVHRFTGVAPAVALHIPWDRVDDYAALTAYARDLGVEIGAINTNVFQDDDYKLGSVTNPDARIRRKATDHLLEAVEIMNQTGSRDLKLWFSDGINYPGQDDLRDRQDRLAAALREAYDRLTGNQRLLLEYKLFEPAFYATDVPDWGTSYAHCLELGERATVCIDTGHHAPGTNIEFIVAFLLRQGKLGAFDFNSRFYADDDLMVGAADPFQLFRIMYEIVRGDALDPAYGIAFMLDQCHNIERKIPAIIRSVMNVQEATAKALLVDREALTKAQQSGDVLEANAVFMDAYNTDVRPLLADVRADAGLDPDPIAAYRASGHDEKIIADRVGGTQAGWGA
- a CDS encoding L,D-transpeptidase, encoding MVQRRKVIIGAAGIAAGAAVAGCSPSGKGGSGAANWVGTADELTQTVATPVKLTVTPADGDTGALPTAPIVVSAADGKLESVVVTAAKAKVEGTLQEDGTWRSTSDLAYGKKYTVTVTATDSAGVKTTEKTSFTTLKPEKTATVTFQANAMLALKEGRTYGVGQPVIVRFSKAVNKEAAEKAIEIKTSPAVPGKFYWRDDRTVHWRPAKYWAAGTTIKVNVNMYGVKLGKTTYGGKNASTHFRIGRALIAVSDNRTHMTKVYIDGKLVRTMKSSLGKGGGTTGANGERISYWTAGGPHVVLGKKRKHTMSSATYGVTDPKDPNYYVSENIEFCTRISYSGEYLHAAPWNNSLGRANKSHGCINLSTADAKWVYNTFLPGDIVDVTNSPRKLPIWNGLGDWTVPFDKYGRD